A section of the Chryseobacterium ginsenosidimutans genome encodes:
- a CDS encoding FMN-binding glutamate synthase family protein: MRDKFLSWGIVLVIAAWIVALLIRADYWIPVLLSAFYALGVYNAYQSKHAILRNFPVVGYFRYFFESISPEMQQYFIERETDGKPFPRNQRSAVYRRAKNLSDTVPFGTQLEVNHRKYEGIKHSIYAKSPVEELPRVWVGGEQCSQPYHASLFNISAMSFGALSDRAQISLNRGAKKGNFYHNTGEGGISPHHLEGGDLCWQIGTGYFGCRDDEGKFNPELFTKYSNLPNVKMIEIKLSQGAKPGHGGVLPGVKNTPEIAKIRHVTPGMTIISPPSHSSFSDAAGLLRFVQQLRELSGGKPVGFKLCIGDTKEFEDICIQMNVLKIYPDFITIDGAEGGTGAGPPEFSDGVGMPLEPALIFVNRTLNNYNVRSKLRVIASGKVLTSLDILRAVAMGADMCNNARGFMFSLGCIQALRCNNNKCPTGVATQDKMLIKGLDVTDKAERVYHFHKNTLHTCNELIAAAGKSSYEEVDATMFMRGDEFDHLADLYFPDILGNVKHKARS, from the coding sequence ATGAGAGATAAATTTTTATCTTGGGGAATTGTATTGGTAATTGCTGCGTGGATCGTAGCATTGCTGATCAGAGCAGATTACTGGATACCGGTTTTACTGTCTGCCTTCTATGCATTGGGCGTTTATAATGCCTATCAGTCAAAACATGCTATTTTAAGAAACTTCCCTGTTGTTGGCTATTTCAGATACTTTTTCGAGAGTATTTCGCCAGAAATGCAACAGTATTTCATTGAACGAGAAACAGATGGTAAACCATTTCCAAGAAATCAGCGTTCTGCGGTGTATAGACGTGCCAAAAATCTGAGTGATACTGTACCTTTTGGAACTCAATTAGAAGTTAATCATAGAAAATATGAGGGAATTAAGCATTCTATTTATGCTAAATCTCCCGTAGAAGAACTTCCGAGAGTTTGGGTTGGAGGTGAGCAATGTTCACAGCCATATCATGCGTCGTTATTTAATATTTCAGCGATGAGCTTTGGTGCATTGAGTGACAGAGCACAGATTTCTTTAAATAGAGGTGCAAAAAAGGGTAATTTTTACCATAATACGGGAGAAGGAGGGATTTCTCCACATCATTTGGAAGGAGGAGATCTTTGCTGGCAAATTGGGACAGGATATTTCGGATGTAGAGATGATGAAGGAAAATTCAATCCCGAACTATTTACAAAATATTCCAATCTTCCGAATGTAAAGATGATTGAAATTAAGTTATCTCAAGGAGCAAAACCTGGTCATGGCGGAGTTTTGCCTGGAGTGAAAAATACTCCTGAAATTGCGAAGATTCGTCACGTCACTCCGGGAATGACGATTATTTCGCCACCTTCACATTCTTCTTTTTCTGATGCAGCAGGATTGTTGAGGTTTGTTCAGCAATTAAGAGAACTTTCGGGCGGAAAGCCTGTTGGATTTAAATTGTGTATCGGTGATACTAAAGAATTTGAAGATATCTGTATTCAGATGAATGTATTGAAAATTTATCCTGACTTTATCACTATTGATGGTGCAGAAGGAGGGACCGGAGCTGGGCCGCCGGAATTTTCTGATGGAGTAGGAATGCCTTTAGAACCGGCTTTGATTTTTGTAAACAGAACGCTTAATAATTATAATGTAAGAAGTAAATTAAGAGTCATTGCAAGCGGAAAAGTTCTGACAAGTCTGGATATTCTGCGAGCGGTTGCAATGGGAGCAGATATGTGTAACAATGCGAGAGGATTTATGTTTTCTTTAGGCTGTATTCAGGCGCTGAGATGCAACAATAATAAATGTCCGACGGGAGTTGCTACACAGGATAAAATGTTAATTAAAGGGCTGGATGTTACAGATAAGGCAGAAAGAGTGTATCATTTCCATAAAAATACGCTTCACACCTGTAACGAACTAATTGCAGCAGCAGGAAAAAGTTCTTATGAAGAAGTGGATGCTACGATGTTTATGCGAGGAGATGAATTTGATCATTTGGCAGACCTTTATTTCCCGGATATTTTGGGGAATGTAAAACATAAAGCAAGATCTTAG
- the mtaB gene encoding tRNA (N(6)-L-threonylcarbamoyladenosine(37)-C(2))-methylthiotransferase MtaB: MSNFQKTAAFHTLGCKLNFAETSTIARQLTDAGYNKVSFDEKANIYVINTCSVTENADRECKLHVKRAMKANPEGLVVIVGCYAQLKPEEISQITGVDLVLGAKEKFNILSYLDDLEKSENEGIVHSCEIEETDFFIGSYSIGDRTRAFLKVQDGCDYKCTYCTIPLARGISRSDTIDNVIKNAKEIAKKDIKEIVLTGVNIGDYGKGEFGNKRHEHTFLDLISELDQVEGIERIRISSIEPNLLKDESIELVSKSKSFVPHFHIPLQSGSDDLLKKMKRRYLTKLYNDRVNKIREVMPDAAIGVDVIVGFPGETEEKFLETYNFLNNLPITYLHVFTYSERENTEAVGMEGVVPIPERKKRNKMLRILSEKKKMAFYDTQLGKTLPVLWEHENKDGKMFGFTENYVRVQKDFDQASVNQIEFLKLEKILSDGTVSVHSSYESFLAKA, translated from the coding sequence ATGTCAAATTTTCAAAAAACTGCCGCATTTCACACCCTTGGCTGCAAATTAAATTTTGCGGAAACATCTACTATTGCCCGTCAATTGACAGATGCAGGGTATAATAAGGTAAGTTTTGATGAAAAAGCGAATATTTACGTCATTAATACGTGTTCGGTAACAGAAAATGCAGACCGTGAATGCAAACTTCACGTAAAAAGAGCTATGAAAGCCAATCCTGAAGGTTTGGTGGTTATTGTCGGATGTTATGCACAGTTGAAGCCTGAAGAAATTTCCCAAATTACCGGAGTTGATTTAGTTCTTGGAGCCAAAGAGAAATTTAATATTTTAAGTTATCTTGATGATTTGGAGAAATCTGAAAATGAAGGTATCGTTCATTCTTGCGAGATTGAAGAAACTGATTTTTTTATCGGAAGTTACTCAATCGGTGACAGAACCAGAGCTTTTCTGAAGGTTCAGGATGGTTGCGATTACAAATGTACCTATTGCACAATTCCTTTAGCCAGAGGGATTTCCCGTTCTGATACCATCGACAATGTTATCAAAAACGCCAAAGAAATTGCTAAAAAAGATATCAAAGAAATTGTTCTTACAGGCGTTAATATCGGTGATTATGGTAAAGGTGAATTTGGAAACAAAAGACACGAACATACTTTTTTAGATTTAATTTCAGAGCTTGATCAGGTTGAAGGAATCGAAAGAATCCGTATTTCTTCGATTGAACCGAATCTTTTAAAAGATGAAAGCATTGAGTTGGTTTCTAAAAGCAAGAGTTTTGTTCCTCATTTTCATATTCCGTTGCAATCGGGAAGTGATGATTTGTTGAAAAAAATGAAACGTCGTTATCTTACGAAATTATACAACGACAGAGTCAACAAAATCCGTGAGGTAATGCCTGACGCAGCTATTGGAGTTGATGTTATCGTTGGCTTTCCGGGAGAAACAGAAGAAAAGTTTTTAGAAACATATAATTTCCTGAATAATCTTCCAATCACTTATTTACACGTTTTCACTTACTCTGAAAGAGAAAATACGGAAGCAGTAGGAATGGAAGGCGTTGTGCCGATTCCTGAAAGAAAAAAACGCAACAAAATGCTTAGAATTCTTTCTGAAAAGAAGAAAATGGCTTTTTATGATACCCAATTGGGAAAAACACTTCCTGTACTTTGGGAACACGAAAATAAAGACGGCAAAATGTTTGGCTTCACAGAAAATTATGTGAGAGTACAAAAAGATTTTGATCAAGCATCTGTAAATCAGATTGAATTTTTAAAATTAGAAAAAATCCTGTCAGATGGCACGGTTTCTGTGCATTCATCTTACGAAAGTTTTTTAGCAAAAGCATAG
- a CDS encoding DUF1572 domain-containing protein, producing the protein MKDLFIKRFEYYKMLGDKSFEQLSDEQIFWQFNEESNSIATIVKHIAGNMLSRWTNFLTEDGEKSWRNRDEEFINDFKTKAEVLEYWEKGWKCLFEALNQINDENLSSNVYIRGEAHSVIDAVFRQLAHYPYHIGQIIYIAKMMKNDDWATLSIARNKSQEFNNEMKNKISENNFNSNSSPVCFQNSTEVRDEFKQ; encoded by the coding sequence ATGAAAGATCTATTCATAAAACGTTTCGAATATTATAAAATGCTCGGTGACAAATCGTTTGAGCAACTTTCAGATGAACAGATTTTCTGGCAGTTTAATGAAGAAAGCAATTCAATAGCTACCATCGTAAAACATATTGCCGGAAATATGCTTTCGAGATGGACGAATTTTTTAACGGAAGACGGTGAAAAAAGCTGGCGAAACCGTGACGAAGAATTTATCAATGATTTTAAAACAAAAGCTGAGGTTTTAGAATACTGGGAAAAAGGTTGGAAATGTCTTTTTGAAGCTTTGAATCAGATTAATGATGAAAATTTATCTTCAAACGTTTATATCAGAGGCGAGGCTCATTCAGTAATCGATGCGGTTTTCCGACAATTGGCTCATTATCCTTATCACATCGGGCAGATCATTTATATTGCAAAAATGATGAAAAATGATGATTGGGCAACACTTTCTATTGCAAGAAATAAGTCGCAGGAGTTTAATAATGAAATGAAAAATAAAATATCAGAAAATAATTTCAATTCGAATTCTTCACCTGTCTGTTTTCAAAATAGTACAGAAGTAAGGGATGAATTTAAGCAATAG
- a CDS encoding T9SS type B sorting domain-containing protein, with amino-acid sequence MRKHLLLFLLLLSGTLFSQADCSTALTVCGNSNITYSPSGIGAVNESLGGCLVSGEHNSIWYKITIATGGTLTFDLTPSDPDADYDWAVYGPNVTCGNLGAAIRCNAATVVGVGAATGLNMTSTIISAVGGSLTPYCKYLDVLPGQTYYLYIDNWVDVFNPTMAPFSLTWGGTATLASPFTNPNIQTQPFTPPGVPAANPADPREITVCENPMIFNFSTLSAGILNGNANFVISYHNSQNDALSGANPILTPQTVNITSTYYYSIHYEDPANPSNPINSCRQVGSFKFKYGNISGTNVILYSCNNNNAGVGTFNLTSAAVFGDPTAVKKYYNSITDLNAGINEITNPTAFVSAEGIVYVKITSQYGCVAIAEITLKFYPVVVVNDATLRSCFIESNPSTAAFNLTLASVTTQTGTKKYYPSLADAENGTNEILNPTAYIAPNGVIFIKVINGNGCFAIAKVTLIVLAPVYSNILEDKIICMEDKTTLDAGPGFTGYEWSTGATTQSINNVGVGTYWVNLKTGECVTKQTVKVYASEQPVISSVDIANNNVTVNVTGGTAPYKYSMDGINWQDSNMFSNVPRGDSHVFVKDSYDCEPIDITIVVPNLVNVITPNGDGINDVIDYSALGSKQNLIFNIFDRYGTKIFQADRFNNYKWDGTIEGKKAATGTYWYSVTWNENDKKNTLFKYSGWVMVKNRE; translated from the coding sequence ATGAGAAAACATTTACTACTTTTTTTATTACTTTTATCAGGAACTCTTTTTTCTCAGGCAGACTGTTCTACTGCACTTACGGTTTGCGGAAATTCTAATATTACTTACTCCCCATCGGGAATCGGAGCTGTAAATGAGAGCTTGGGAGGATGTCTGGTATCAGGCGAACACAATTCGATATGGTATAAGATTACGATCGCCACGGGTGGAACACTTACTTTTGATCTTACTCCAAGTGATCCTGATGCAGATTATGACTGGGCAGTTTACGGACCTAATGTTACCTGCGGAAATTTGGGAGCGGCAATACGATGTAATGCTGCAACTGTTGTAGGTGTAGGAGCGGCTACCGGGTTGAATATGACAAGCACTATTATAAGTGCTGTAGGAGGCTCACTTACGCCTTATTGTAAATATTTGGACGTTTTACCGGGACAGACTTATTATTTGTATATAGATAATTGGGTGGATGTGTTTAATCCTACAATGGCTCCGTTTTCTTTAACATGGGGCGGAACAGCAACTTTAGCTTCACCATTTACGAATCCTAATATACAGACCCAGCCATTTACTCCACCGGGAGTTCCTGCTGCCAATCCTGCTGATCCAAGGGAAATTACTGTATGCGAAAATCCTATGATTTTTAATTTTAGTACCCTGTCTGCTGGGATTCTGAATGGTAATGCCAATTTTGTAATAAGTTATCATAATTCTCAGAACGATGCACTTTCCGGAGCAAACCCGATTTTGACACCACAAACTGTTAATATAACATCTACTTATTATTACAGTATCCATTATGAAGATCCTGCAAATCCGAGTAATCCTATAAATTCCTGCAGACAGGTTGGTTCTTTTAAATTTAAATATGGAAATATTTCAGGAACGAATGTTATCCTTTACAGCTGTAATAATAACAATGCCGGAGTTGGAACATTTAATCTAACCTCTGCCGCTGTATTTGGTGACCCGACCGCTGTTAAAAAATATTATAATTCAATTACTGATCTCAATGCCGGAATTAATGAAATTACCAATCCTACAGCTTTTGTATCTGCTGAAGGTATAGTGTATGTGAAAATAACTTCCCAGTATGGATGTGTAGCGATAGCTGAAATCACCCTGAAATTTTATCCGGTAGTTGTTGTAAATGATGCCACCTTGAGATCATGCTTTATTGAATCAAATCCTTCAACAGCAGCATTCAATCTTACGCTTGCTTCAGTTACAACACAAACAGGGACTAAAAAATATTATCCGTCTTTAGCAGATGCAGAGAACGGAACAAATGAAATCCTTAATCCAACAGCTTATATTGCTCCAAATGGCGTGATTTTCATAAAAGTCATCAATGGAAATGGCTGTTTTGCGATAGCTAAAGTGACTCTAATTGTGCTTGCTCCTGTTTATTCAAATATTCTGGAAGATAAGATAATATGTATGGAAGATAAGACAACATTGGATGCCGGTCCCGGATTTACAGGTTATGAATGGAGTACTGGAGCAACCACACAATCAATTAACAATGTAGGAGTTGGTACATATTGGGTGAATTTAAAAACAGGAGAGTGTGTAACTAAGCAAACTGTAAAAGTATATGCTTCGGAACAGCCTGTTATTTCAAGTGTTGATATTGCCAATAATAACGTTACCGTTAATGTAACAGGCGGAACTGCACCATACAAATATTCTATGGACGGAATTAATTGGCAGGATTCTAATATGTTCAGCAATGTTCCTCGTGGTGACAGTCATGTTTTTGTGAAAGATTCTTACGACTGCGAACCGATTGATATTACGATTGTCGTTCCAAATTTAGTTAATGTAATTACACCAAACGGAGATGGAATTAATGATGTTATAGATTATTCTGCATTGGGAAGCAAACAAAATCTGATATTTAATATTTTTGACAGATATGGAACAAAAATTTTCCAGGCAGACAGATTCAATAATTATAAATGGGACGGAACGATCGAAGGTAAGAAGGCGGCTACGGGAACTTATTGGTATTCTGTTACATGGAATGAAAATGATAAAAAGAATACGCTATTCAAATATTCAGGTTGGGTAATGGTGAAAAACAGAGAATAA
- the glgP gene encoding alpha-glucan family phosphorylase: MDFKNFKIPFSVNPQYSKKVAYFSMEFAIEQVLKIYSGGLGFLAGSHMRSAYNLKQDLIGIGILWKFGYYDQARNHDQTLQPVWTRKMYSFLEDTGIKFQIEIHSAPVWVKVYYLDPEIFHTAPMFFLSTDVSENDHVSKTISHKLYDANESTKLAQYILLGKGGATLLDELNIQRDTYHLNEAHGLPAAFHLLKKYNGDLNRVREKLVFTTHTPEEAGNEKHNLRLCYDMSYFSGFSMEEIKSIEGSDDDRFNHSLCALKMAKVANGVSQLHGVVSRAMWSKYPGICEITSITNAQEFKYWSDKPLYNAKDENDETVFDYRKKHLKKRLFKIVADQTGNLFNPNIFTIVWARRFAGYKRADLLLHDKDRFYKLLNHPKYPVQIIWAGKPYPMDYSAISTFNLLVEESKNHKNMAVLTGYELSLSKSLKQGSDLWLNNPRVPREASGTSGMTAAMNGSVNLSTDDGWIPEFAKHGENSFVVPKCDYENMSIYEQDNYDLNKLYEILENEILPAYYDNSNAWRKIQYNSMNDVKDEFNSDRMADEYYRILYNYKK; this comes from the coding sequence ATGGATTTTAAAAATTTTAAAATACCCTTTAGTGTAAATCCACAATATTCTAAAAAAGTAGCCTATTTCTCGATGGAGTTTGCCATTGAGCAGGTTTTAAAAATATATTCTGGAGGTTTGGGGTTTTTAGCAGGTTCTCATATGAGAAGTGCCTATAATCTTAAACAAGATCTTATCGGAATCGGAATTCTCTGGAAATTCGGATATTATGATCAAGCCAGAAATCATGATCAGACTTTACAGCCGGTATGGACAAGAAAAATGTACAGTTTCCTTGAAGACACGGGAATAAAATTTCAGATTGAAATTCACAGTGCTCCGGTTTGGGTTAAAGTGTATTATCTTGATCCCGAAATTTTCCATACAGCCCCGATGTTCTTTCTTTCAACGGATGTTTCTGAAAATGATCATGTTTCAAAAACAATTTCCCACAAACTTTATGACGCCAACGAATCAACAAAATTGGCGCAGTATATTTTACTGGGAAAAGGTGGTGCAACATTATTGGATGAGCTGAATATTCAAAGAGATACTTATCATTTAAATGAAGCTCATGGGCTTCCTGCAGCATTCCATTTATTGAAAAAATACAATGGAGATTTAAATAGAGTGAGAGAAAAACTGGTTTTCACAACACATACTCCCGAAGAAGCCGGAAATGAAAAACATAATTTAAGACTTTGCTACGATATGTCTTATTTTTCAGGTTTCAGTATGGAAGAGATAAAAAGCATTGAAGGTTCTGATGATGACCGTTTCAACCATTCACTTTGTGCTTTGAAAATGGCAAAAGTTGCCAATGGGGTTTCTCAACTTCACGGTGTGGTTTCCAGAGCGATGTGGAGCAAATATCCGGGAATCTGTGAAATTACTTCAATCACGAATGCTCAGGAATTCAAGTATTGGTCTGATAAACCTCTTTACAACGCAAAAGATGAAAATGATGAAACTGTTTTTGATTACCGAAAAAAACATTTAAAAAAAAGGCTTTTTAAAATAGTTGCCGATCAAACAGGAAACTTATTTAATCCTAATATTTTCACGATTGTCTGGGCGAGAAGGTTTGCAGGATACAAACGTGCAGACTTACTTTTACACGATAAAGACAGATTTTATAAATTATTAAATCATCCTAAATATCCGGTTCAGATTATTTGGGCAGGAAAACCTTACCCGATGGATTATTCTGCGATCTCAACATTCAATTTATTGGTTGAAGAAAGCAAAAATCATAAAAATATGGCTGTTCTTACGGGTTATGAACTCTCTTTAAGCAAATCTTTAAAACAAGGTTCAGATCTTTGGTTGAATAACCCGAGAGTTCCGAGAGAAGCTTCAGGAACTTCAGGAATGACGGCCGCAATGAACGGTTCTGTCAATCTTTCAACTGACGACGGATGGATTCCTGAATTTGCTAAGCACGGCGAAAATTCTTTCGTTGTTCCGAAATGTGATTATGAAAATATGAGTATTTATGAACAGGATAATTATGATTTAAACAAATTATACGAAATTCTTGAGAACGAAATTCTTCCCGCTTATTACGACAATTCTAATGCATGGAGAAAAATTCAGTACAATTCTATGAATGATGTAAAAGACGAATTCAACAGTGATAGAATGGCTGATGAATATTATAGAATTTTATATAATTATAAAAAATAA
- a CDS encoding DUF6496 domain-containing protein, whose translation MSKTKYSEKAQDKVGKVMHEFKEGKLKSSSGEKVTSRKQAVAIGISEAREKGLKTPKKKKD comes from the coding sequence ATGAGCAAAACAAAATATTCGGAAAAAGCTCAGGACAAAGTAGGAAAAGTAATGCACGAATTCAAGGAAGGAAAACTGAAATCTTCTTCCGGAGAAAAGGTGACGAGCAGAAAACAGGCAGTTGCCATCGGGATTTCTGAAGCGAGAGAAAAAGGCTTAAAAACGCCTAAAAAGAAAAAAGATTAA
- a CDS encoding S9 family peptidase: protein MKKFLLTLTVAVAFQNLSAQEITLDKIYSGYYRGKGIAGITSMKNGENYLVIEKDGIAKYSYKTSQKEGNLVDGQFESYDFSDDESKILLLKESQPIYRHSFLGKYDVKDLKSGKTVSLNEGKAVQEPRFSPDATKISFIVDNNLFYQDLNSGKITQITEHGIKNKILNGLADWVYEEEFGHARLYEWTKNSDAILFVKLDETEVPEIYIPIYGKTLYPSEMRYKYPKAGEKNSVASAHIYQLSDGKKTRVNLDSFKHYYIPNVVQTAKPDEIVLITSDRIQNASDVLKVNTKTGAVQKLFTETDEKWIDTDSPTLEFLEDDSFLWGSERDGNRHLYWYDKDGKLKKQVTKGNWEVTDYYGFNPKSKEIYVQTTEKGGINKVVSKINIENGKSQLISNAEGNNSANFSKNYNYFIETSSTAAKPYTFVLKDGNGKVVKELQNNNDQLQKLKTDNFVEKEFITIPNEAGDQMNAWIIKPKNFDKNKKYPVFMFQYSGPGSQQVANSWDNGNGIWFEMLAQKGYIIACVDGRGTGYKGSKFKKVTYMNLGKYEIEDQITAAKWLGNQSYVDKSRIGMFGWSFGGYMTSLAMTKGADVFKMGIAVAPVTNWRYYDSVYTERFMRTPQENADGYDKNSPTEYANLLKGKFLLIHGTADDNVHFQNSMEFSEALIQNKKQFDFMAYPDKNHGIYGGQTRPQLYQKMTDFILENL, encoded by the coding sequence ATGAAAAAATTCTTACTCACGCTTACAGTTGCTGTAGCATTTCAAAATTTATCTGCACAGGAAATCACTTTAGATAAAATATATTCAGGATATTACCGTGGAAAAGGCATTGCCGGAATCACTTCCATGAAAAACGGTGAAAATTATTTAGTCATCGAAAAAGACGGAATTGCAAAATATTCTTATAAAACTTCTCAAAAAGAAGGAAATCTCGTGGATGGACAATTCGAAAGTTATGATTTTTCTGATGACGAGTCTAAAATCCTTTTATTAAAGGAAAGCCAGCCGATTTACAGACATTCATTTTTAGGGAAATATGATGTTAAAGATTTAAAATCAGGAAAAACAGTAAGTCTTAATGAAGGAAAAGCAGTTCAGGAGCCAAGGTTTTCTCCTGATGCTACAAAAATTTCTTTTATCGTTGATAATAATCTATTCTATCAGGATTTAAATTCAGGAAAAATCACACAGATAACTGAACATGGCATTAAAAATAAAATTCTGAACGGTCTTGCAGATTGGGTGTACGAAGAAGAATTCGGGCACGCAAGATTGTATGAATGGACAAAAAATTCTGATGCTATTCTTTTCGTAAAATTAGATGAAACCGAAGTACCGGAAATTTACATTCCAATTTATGGTAAGACGCTTTATCCAAGCGAAATGCGTTATAAATATCCAAAAGCAGGAGAAAAAAACTCTGTTGCTTCAGCGCACATTTATCAGTTAAGTGACGGTAAAAAAACGAGAGTTAATTTAGATAGTTTTAAACATTATTATATTCCAAACGTTGTTCAGACGGCAAAACCGGACGAAATAGTTTTGATAACTTCAGACAGAATCCAAAATGCTTCTGATGTTTTAAAAGTAAATACAAAAACGGGAGCTGTTCAGAAATTATTCACAGAAACTGATGAAAAATGGATTGATACCGACAGCCCGACTTTAGAGTTTTTAGAAGATGATTCTTTCCTTTGGGGTTCTGAAAGAGACGGAAACCGTCATTTGTATTGGTATGACAAAGATGGAAAGCTGAAAAAACAAGTCACAAAAGGGAATTGGGAAGTAACTGATTATTACGGATTTAATCCGAAATCAAAAGAAATTTATGTTCAGACCACAGAAAAAGGAGGTATCAATAAAGTAGTTTCTAAAATTAATATTGAAAACGGGAAATCTCAGTTGATTTCAAATGCTGAAGGCAATAATTCAGCAAATTTCAGCAAAAACTATAATTATTTTATTGAAACATCTTCTACAGCAGCAAAACCTTACACATTTGTACTAAAAGACGGAAATGGTAAAGTTGTAAAAGAACTTCAAAATAACAACGATCAGCTTCAAAAATTAAAAACTGATAATTTTGTTGAAAAAGAATTCATTACTATTCCAAATGAAGCCGGAGATCAGATGAATGCCTGGATTATTAAGCCTAAGAATTTTGATAAAAACAAAAAATATCCAGTGTTCATGTTCCAATATTCGGGTCCTGGTTCTCAGCAGGTTGCCAATTCCTGGGACAATGGAAACGGAATTTGGTTTGAAATGCTGGCACAAAAAGGCTACATCATAGCTTGTGTTGATGGCCGTGGAACGGGTTATAAAGGTTCTAAATTCAAAAAGGTAACGTACATGAATTTAGGGAAATACGAAATTGAAGATCAGATTACAGCTGCAAAATGGCTGGGAAATCAATCTTATGTCGACAAATCCAGAATCGGAATGTTCGGATGGAGTTTCGGAGGATATATGACGAGTTTAGCAATGACAAAAGGAGCCGATGTTTTCAAAATGGGAATCGCAGTTGCACCCGTTACAAACTGGAGATATTACGACTCCGTTTACACGGAAAGATTCATGAGAACACCTCAGGAAAATGCTGATGGATACGATAAAAATTCTCCTACTGAATATGCAAATTTACTGAAAGGAAAATTCTTGTTAATCCACGGAACAGCTGATGACAACGTACATTTTCAAAATTCAATGGAATTTTCGGAAGCTTTAATCCAAAACAAAAAACAGTTTGATTTTATGGCTTATCCGGATAAAAATCACGGAATCTATGGTGGACAGACAAGACCGCAGTTGTATCAGAAAATGACTGATTTTATTTTGGAGAATTTATAA